The proteins below are encoded in one region of Engystomops pustulosus chromosome 8, aEngPut4.maternal, whole genome shotgun sequence:
- the LOC140074676 gene encoding uncharacterized protein yields MASASGLFQCSDPKTWKRVSDMYWEVVAAKGAKQKKLLELDRWYQEELPALIGARPHKSLTSEEMVKLMEWKLTRGKFRPRLKQLVSSNAASTVESCTRKAFQLLPDVSAAIEELCQLKGIGPATASAVLSAGAPELSAFMADEAVESVPGLFPIQYNVKHYLRYLEELNKKSEALSKASEEAWTPHRVELCLWTWKVAEKHCPELLESLGDEKERPAKKLKTKQ; encoded by the exons ATGGCCTCTGCCTCGGGTCTCTTCCAGTGCAGCGATCCGAAGACATGGAAGAGGGTCTCGGATATGTATTGGGAAGTTGTGGCCGCAAAAGGAGCGAAGCAGAAAAAGTTACTGGAGCTGGACAGATG GTATCAGGAGGAGCTTCCGGCCCTCATCGGCGCTCGCCCACACAAGTCCCTGACCTCGGAGGAGATGGTGAAGCTCATGGAGTGGAAGCTGACG AGAGGGAAGTTCCGTCCACGCCTGAAGCAGCTGGTGTCATCCAATGCGGCCAGTACAGTAGAGAGCTGCACCAGGAAAGCTTTCCAGCTTCTCCCCGATGTATCTGCCGCCATCGAGGAGCTGTGCCAGCTAAAGGGCATTGGACCCGCCACAGCTTCTG CGGTTCTATCAGCTGGAGCCCCAGAGTTATCAGCCTTCATGGCAGATGAAGCTGTGGAGAGTGTACCCGGCCTATTTCCTATACAATATAATGTGAAGCACTACCTGAGGTACCTGGAGGAGCTAAATAAGAAGTCTGAGGCTTTGAGCAAAG CTTCCGAGGAGGCATGGACTCCTCATCGTGTGGAGCTTTGCCTGTGGACTTGGAAAGTTGCCGAAAAACATTGCCCTGAACTCCTGGAGTCACTGGGAGATGAGAAAGAAAGACCTGCAAAGAAACTGAAGACCAAGCAATGA
- the JMJD8 gene encoding jmjC domain-containing protein 8 isoform X1, with product MPCEWPGGVSAEDCRDFLFHIIRIPAQRGPEALMDLMAGTTHLYLLLHVVAALALETEDPQCDGGWQWSHYSPVQEEERCTVERRDGTITYSEFIEQYAYKRPVIIQGITDNSEFRSLCRREKLLQMYGDRSVRLSTANTYSYDKVDVPFQEYVEHLLRPQDLDSLGVDTLYFFGDNNFTEWGSLFQKYTPPPFKLPGTTGAYSFGIAGSGTGVPFHWHGPGYSEVIYGRKRWFLYPPDKTPEFNPNRTTLSWMLETYPLLPAAERPIECTIRPGEVLYFPDHWWHATLNLDTSVFISTFLG from the exons ATGCCCTGTGAATGGCCAGGCGGAGTGTCTGCGGAGGATTGTCGTGATTTCTTATTCCACATCATCAGAATCCCGGCACAGCGAGGACCGGAG GCACTCATGGACCTTATGGCTGGTACCACTCACCTTTACCTGCTGCTGCATGTGGTGGCTGCGCTGGCACTGGAGACTGAAGACCCCCAATGTGATGGAGGATG GCAGTGGAGCCATTACTCTCCGGTCCAGGAGGAGGAGCGCTGCACGGTGGAGAGGAGGGACGGCACCATCACCTACTCAGAATTCATAGAGCA GTACGCCTACAAGAGACCCGTCATTATCCAGGGGATCACAGACAATTCG GAGTTCAGGTCACTGTGCAGGAGAGAGAAGTTACTTCAGATGTACGGAGATCGCAGCGTCCGGCTGAGCACCGCAAACACGTATTCCTATGATAAAG TGGACGTCCCCTTCCAGGAATACGTGGAGCACCTGCTGAGACCCCAGGACCTGGACTCTCTGGGCGTGG ATACTTTGTATTTCTTTGGTGATAATAACTTCACAGAATGGGGGTCTCTGTTTCAGAAATACACCCCGCCTCCGTTCAAGCTGCCTGGCACTACCGGGGCTTATAGCTTTGGCATAGCAG GTTCAGGTACAGGGGTTCCCTTCCATTGGCACGGGCCCGGATACTCGGAGGTGATCTATGGCAGGAAG CGATGGTTCCTTTACCCCCCTGACAAGACCCCAGAGTTTAACCCTAACAGGACCACCCTGTCCTGGATGCTGGAGACATACCCACTACTACCTGCTGCTGAACGTCCTATAGAGTGCACCATCCGACCCGGAGAG GTTCTGTACTTTCCGGACCACTGGTGGCACGCCACCCTGAACCTGGACACCAGCGTCTTCATCTCCACCTTCCTGGGCTGA
- the STUB1 gene encoding E3 ubiquitin-protein ligase CHIP: MKGKEESSGGRPSGISGGPGGIGGSPEKSVSAQELKEQGNRLFVARKYQEAVSCYSKAITRNPSIAVYYTNRALCYLKMQQLDKALADCKHALELDCQSVKAHFFLGQCQMEMENYDEAIANLQRAYNLAKEQRLNFGDDIPSALRIAKKKRWNNIEERRINQENELHAYLTKLILAEKEREMEEAKTKHEEENVDENRSRTQLSCVASKHDKYLAEMDELFSQVDEKRKKRDIPDYLCGKISFELMREPCITPSGITYDRKDIEEHLQRVGHFDPVTRSPLTQDQLIPNLAMKEVIDAFISENGWVEDY, translated from the exons ATGAAGGGCAAGGAGGAGAGCAGCGGAGGTCGCCCTTCTGGAATCAGCGGTGGTCCGGGGGGGATCGGTGGGAGCCCTGAAAAAAGTGTCAGCGCCCAGGAGCTGAAGGAACAGGGTAACCGGCTCTTTGTGGCTCGGAAATATCAGGAAGCCGTCTCCTGCTACAGCAAGGCCATT ACCCGGAACCCCTCTATCGCCGTGTACTACACCAACCGCGCCCTGTGCTACCTGAAGATGCAGCAGCTGGACAAGGCGCTGGCGGACTGTAAGCACGCGCTGGAGCTGGACTGCCAGTCCGTCAAGGCGCACTTCTTCCTGGGGCAGTGCCAGATGGAGATGGAGAACTATGACGAGGCCATCGCCAACCTGCAGAGAG CATATAATCTGGCCAAAGAGCAGAGGCTGAACTTCGGGGACGACATCCCGAGCGCCCTGCGGATCGCCAAGAAGAAGCGTTGGAACAACATTGAGGAGCGCCGGATCAACCAGGAGAACGAGCTGCACGCCTATCTCACCAAACTCATCCTGGCCGAGAAGGAACG GGAAATGGAAGAGGCCAAGACGAAGCACGAAGAGGAGAACGTGGATGAGAACCGGAGCCGGACCCAGCTCTCCTGCGTGGCCTCTAAGCAT GACAAATATTTGGCAGAAATGGACGAACTCTTCTCCCAAGTGGACGAGAAACGTAAG AAGCGAGACATCCCCGACTACTTATGTGGGAAGATCAGCTTCGAGCTGATGAGGGAGCCGTGTATCACCCCCAGCGGCATCACCTACGACAGGAAGGACATCGAGGAGCACCTGCAG AGAGTCGGACACTTTGACCCCGTGACCCGCAGCCCTCTGACCCAAGATCAGCTGATCCCAAACCTGGCCATGAAAGAGGTCATCGACGCCTTCATATCGGAGAACGGTTGGGTGGAGGACTACTAG
- the LOC140074677 gene encoding tripartite motif-containing protein 75-like has product MAHMMLQYELTCSICLDIYTCPVMLGCGHNFCRECIHTLLEPQTGYGNKSCPECRATCSPADLHRANLNLGKIAEYYKSLQECPSDVEVPCTYCLQSPVAAERTCLHCEASFCKKHLEVHSKGKEHVLVDPTSSHQHRKCRIHHEVYKYFCIKDQACICTSCRLVGDHQDHQIELLEEASVTKKEQLYQVLERLKQKREIYKGRRGFLQNILEKKKEKVGRLKEDLEDVFDNLREHIIETSVNVMNLVGQRLGGVAQQVLAEETSIEEIAAELLQDLLRVQAVSSNMDPLAVLQDTECSSIYARWCTAEPHLDHTLLYPAPNVNVFLVFLVLHKNIQEVLEHLPLLLSSKLLHLKYKVNFILNKATASSYVTLSTDLKSVRYCKGKPGQQSRPQQFKPSQVLSVTSFSSGKHYWEVRTSKTGVKAVGVAYPTIERSGGQAFLGYNEKSWCLIWGHDHMEIRHNSDCMQIVSSNAPMHAVGVFLDYETGLLSFYRLCAEAELLYTITAKFTEPLHAAFYVVDSWININPTKTT; this is encoded by the coding sequence ATGGCTCACATGATGCTACAATATGAGCTGACCTGCTCCATCTGTTTGGATATCTACACTTGCCCAGTGATGTTAGGCTGTGGACATAACTTCTGTAGGGAGTGCATTCATACCCTGCTGGAGCCACAGACGGGGTATGGGAACAAATCTTGTCCCGAGTGCCGGGCCACATGTTCACCTGCGGATTTACATCGAGCCAACTTGAATCTGGGGAAGATAGCGGAGTATTATAAATCCTTGCAGGAATGTCCCAGCGATGTGGAGGTGCCTTGTACCTATTGTCTTCAGTCTCCCGTGGCCGCTGAGAGGACGTGTCTGCATTGTGAAGCTTCCTTTTGTAAGAAACACCTGGAAGTTCACAGTAAAGGTAAAGAACATGTTTTGGTTGATCCCACATCATCGCATCAGCACAGAAAATGCCGCATCCACCATGAAGTGTACAAGTATTTCTGCATAAAGGACCAGGCGTGTATTTGTACCTCCTGCCGCTTGGTTGGCGACCACCAGGACCACCAGATCGAGCTCCTAGAAGAAGCCTCTGTGACTAAAAAAGAGCAATTATATCAGGTCCTTGAAAGACTGAAACAAAAGCGGGAGATTTACAAGGGAAGAAGAGGTTTTCTGCAAAACATCcttgaaaaaaagaaagaaaaagtcgGAAGACTTAAAGAAGACTTAGAAGACGTGTTCGATAATTTGCGCGAACACATTATAGAAACTTCTGTCAATGTGATGAATTTGGTTGGACAGCGGTTGGGAGGCGTCGCACAGCAGGTATTGGCTGAGGAAACCTCTATAGAAGAAATAGCAGCCGAGCTGCTGCAGGATCTGCTGCGTGTCCAGGCTGTGAGCAGCAACATGGATCCGCTCGCTGTTCTACAGGATACAGAGTGCAGCTCCATCTACGCCAGGTGGTGCACAGCAGAACCCCACCTAGACCACACACTGCTTTATCCAGCTCCAAACGTCAACGTGTTTCTGGTTTTCTTAGTTTTACACAAGAACATACAAGAAGTTTTGGAGCATCTGCCGCTCCTCCTGTCCAGTAAATTGCTGCATTTAAAGTACAAAGTCAACTTTATACTAAATAAAGCCACCGCCAGTAGTTACGTTACTCTCTCCACTGACCTGAAATCTGTGAGGTACTGCAAGGGAAAACCTGGCCAGCAATCCAGGCCTCAGCAGTTCAAACCCAGTCAGGTCCTCAGCGTGACTTCATTCTCCTCTGGAAAACACTATTGGGAAGTGAGAACTAGTAAGACTGGAGTGAAAGCTGTTGGCGTGGCCTATCCCACTATAGAGAGGAGCGGCGGACAGGCCTTTTTAGGATACAATGAGAAGTCCTGGTGCCTGATCTGGGGTCACGACCACATGGAAATACGTCACAACTCAGACTGTATGCAGATTGTGTCCAGCAATGCTCCCATGCACGCCGTGGGGGTATTTCTAGATTACGAGACTGGTCTCCTGTCCTTCTACAGACTTTGTGCTGAGGCTGAGCTCCTTTATACCATCACAGCCAAGTTCACCGAGCCTCTTCATGCTGCTTTTTATGTTGTCGATAGCTGGATCAACATCAACCccacaaaaacaacataa
- the LOC140074678 gene encoding E3 ubiquitin/ISG15 ligase TRIM25-like, whose protein sequence is MAYMFLKKEIICSLCSDVYTDPVMLHCGHNFCSDCIKSHISKDGRSGIFNCPECKQMSKTKAPLTLNIKLQSIAQNWKSVDNRLRLGEASCTYCLEYPRPAVKICLHCESSLCEKHLEVHSKGPEHSLTNVTSPPQSRVCSVHGDVLKFFCSEDKAVICMQCFIAGSHQGHAVQLLEAASGHRKEELQVMAEHMHTKLRALKERTNALQTVMAGNKAKAEKVKAEIRTVCSGLLTALQEVAAKMETEIKEQEFEVFRVIMDELVSLQDSEEQLSQKIQRVEDLSNQADPVLLLEATKGLTPHGKRQKTGHQVNHTYPQAEIDLLLISLRFTKNFEKFVSLIPTLLFAQCPHLKHKTSILLDFLIASDYLIVSTDCTVVRYTPYKRLPGIIEREQFTTSQVLSKTVFPYGKHYWEVKTDENGVKAVGVAYLSIEKCGREAFIGYNEKSWCLTWGHGYMEACHNSLSTHISCEGPTVTSMGVYLDYDKGQISFYRLCSPVTHLYTFTARFTEPLYAAFYVVDTWIKVNP, encoded by the coding sequence ATGGCGTACATGTTCCTGAAGAAGGAGATCATCTGCTCTCTGTGCTCGGACGTCTACACTGACCCTGTCATGCTGCACTGTGGTCACAACTTCTGCAGCGACTGCATCAAGTCTCACATTAGTAAAGATGGCCGGAGCGGGATATTCAACTGCCCGGAGTGCAAGCAGATGTCCAAAACCAAGGCCCCGCTGACCCTCAACATTAAGCTGCAGAGCATCGCGCAAAACTGGAAGTCAGTGGACAATCGCCTGCGTCTCGGGGAAGCTTCCTGCACCTATTGTCTGGAGTACCCAAGACCTGCCGTGAAAATCTGCCTGCACTGCGAGTCCTCCCTGTGCGAGAAACACCTGGAGGTGCACAGCAAAGGCCCAGAGCACTCCCTGACCAACGTCACCTCCCCCCCGCAGAGCCGGGTCTGCAGCGTCCACGGGGACGTCCTCAAGTTCTTCTGCTCAGAAGACAAGGCTGTGATCTGCATGCAGTGCTTCATAGCGGGCAGTCACCAGGGTCACGCGGTGCAGCTGCTGGAGGCCGCCTCCGGCCATAGAAAGGAGGAGCTCCAGGTCATGGCGGAGCACATGCACACCAAGCTCCGGGCTCTGAAGGAGAGGACCAACGCTCTGCAGACGGTAATGGCTGGAAACAAAGCCAAGGCGGAAAAGGTGAAAGCGGAGATCAGGACCGTCTGCTCCGGACTCCTCACCGCCCTACAAGAAGTGGCGGCAAAGATGGAAACCGAAATAAAAGAGCAGGAATTTGAAGTTTTCCGGGTGATAATGGATGAATTGGTTTCTCTCCAGGACAGCGAAGAGCAGCTGTCACAGAAGATACAACGGGTGGAGGATCTGTCTAACCAGGCCGACCCCGTGCTGCTGCTGGAGGCCACCAAGGGTCTTACACCACATGGCAAGAGGCAGAAGACGGGTCACCAGGTCAACCACACCTACCCGCAGGCCGAGATCGACTTACTGCTCATCTCCCTGAGATTTACCAAGAATTTTGAGAAGTTTGTAAGCTTAATCCCAACCCTGCTGTTCGCTCAGTGTCCCCATCTGAAGCACAAGACCAGCATCCTGCTGGACTTCCTCATCGCCAGCGACTACCTCATCGTGTCCACTGACTGCACAGTCGTCAGGTACACTCCTTATAAAAGATTGCCGGGAATAATCGAGAGGGAACAGTTCACAACCAGCCAGGTCCTCAGCAAGACCGTCTTCCCTTATGGGAAACACTACTGGGAGGTGAAGACCGATGAGAATGGCGTGAAGGCTGTGGGCGTGGCCTATCTCTCCATCGAGAAGTGCGGCCGAGAGGCCTTTATAGGCTACAACGAGAAGTCGTGGTGCCTGACCTGGGGCCACGGCTACATGGAGGCCTGCCACAACTCGCTGAGCACCCACATCTCCTGCGAGGGCCCCACCGTGACCTCCATGGGCGTCTATCTGGATTATGACAAGGGGCAGATCTCCTTCTACAgactctgctccccagtgaccCACCTCTACACCTTCACCGCCAGATTCACCGAACCTCTCTACGCCGCTTTCTATGTGGTCGACACCTGGATCAAAGTTAACCCCTAG
- the JMJD8 gene encoding jmjC domain-containing protein 8 isoform X2, which yields MDLMAGTTHLYLLLHVVAALALETEDPQCDGGWQWSHYSPVQEEERCTVERRDGTITYSEFIEQYAYKRPVIIQGITDNSEFRSLCRREKLLQMYGDRSVRLSTANTYSYDKVDVPFQEYVEHLLRPQDLDSLGVDTLYFFGDNNFTEWGSLFQKYTPPPFKLPGTTGAYSFGIAGSGTGVPFHWHGPGYSEVIYGRKRWFLYPPDKTPEFNPNRTTLSWMLETYPLLPAAERPIECTIRPGEVLYFPDHWWHATLNLDTSVFISTFLG from the exons ATGGACCTTATGGCTGGTACCACTCACCTTTACCTGCTGCTGCATGTGGTGGCTGCGCTGGCACTGGAGACTGAAGACCCCCAATGTGATGGAGGATG GCAGTGGAGCCATTACTCTCCGGTCCAGGAGGAGGAGCGCTGCACGGTGGAGAGGAGGGACGGCACCATCACCTACTCAGAATTCATAGAGCA GTACGCCTACAAGAGACCCGTCATTATCCAGGGGATCACAGACAATTCG GAGTTCAGGTCACTGTGCAGGAGAGAGAAGTTACTTCAGATGTACGGAGATCGCAGCGTCCGGCTGAGCACCGCAAACACGTATTCCTATGATAAAG TGGACGTCCCCTTCCAGGAATACGTGGAGCACCTGCTGAGACCCCAGGACCTGGACTCTCTGGGCGTGG ATACTTTGTATTTCTTTGGTGATAATAACTTCACAGAATGGGGGTCTCTGTTTCAGAAATACACCCCGCCTCCGTTCAAGCTGCCTGGCACTACCGGGGCTTATAGCTTTGGCATAGCAG GTTCAGGTACAGGGGTTCCCTTCCATTGGCACGGGCCCGGATACTCGGAGGTGATCTATGGCAGGAAG CGATGGTTCCTTTACCCCCCTGACAAGACCCCAGAGTTTAACCCTAACAGGACCACCCTGTCCTGGATGCTGGAGACATACCCACTACTACCTGCTGCTGAACGTCCTATAGAGTGCACCATCCGACCCGGAGAG GTTCTGTACTTTCCGGACCACTGGTGGCACGCCACCCTGAACCTGGACACCAGCGTCTTCATCTCCACCTTCCTGGGCTGA